Proteins encoded together in one Pseudomonas asiatica window:
- a CDS encoding sulfite exporter TauE/SafE family protein, translated as MIEHQILGAGLGAIIGAVLALTGAGGGILAVPLLVFGLGLSMVEAAPVGLLAVGIAAAVGAVLGLRQGLVRYRAALFIALIGVAAAPFGLTLAHRLPNTPLQLVFAGVLVYACLRIWRKAAKELRGEANDAHRYIEPCVLNPLQGRLRWTLPCARALAFTGALSGLLSGLLGVGGGFVIIPALNRYTNLRMASIVSTSLAVIALVSTGSVVSASLAGVMHWQVGAPFAVGAVLGLLLARPLAARLAGPRLQQMFAVAGWAAALLLSGKALLG; from the coding sequence GTGATCGAACATCAAATACTGGGAGCGGGCCTGGGCGCGATCATCGGTGCCGTGCTGGCATTGACCGGTGCCGGCGGTGGCATTCTCGCAGTGCCTTTGCTGGTGTTCGGCCTGGGGCTGTCGATGGTCGAGGCGGCACCGGTCGGCCTGCTGGCCGTAGGCATCGCGGCAGCGGTGGGTGCTGTGCTGGGCTTGCGGCAGGGCCTGGTGCGCTACCGGGCGGCGCTGTTCATCGCATTGATCGGTGTGGCAGCGGCGCCGTTCGGGCTGACGCTGGCGCACCGCCTGCCGAACACGCCACTGCAGTTGGTGTTCGCCGGGGTGTTGGTGTATGCCTGCCTGCGTATCTGGCGCAAGGCGGCCAAGGAACTGCGCGGCGAAGCCAATGATGCCCATCGCTACATCGAACCCTGCGTGCTGAACCCGCTGCAGGGCCGTTTGCGCTGGACCCTGCCCTGCGCGCGCGCCCTGGCCTTTACCGGCGCATTGTCAGGGCTGCTGTCCGGCCTGCTGGGCGTGGGCGGTGGCTTTGTCATCATCCCGGCCCTTAACCGCTACACCAACCTGCGGATGGCCAGCATCGTCTCCACTTCGCTGGCGGTGATCGCGCTGGTGTCCACCGGCAGTGTGGTCAGCGCCAGCCTCGCAGGGGTCATGCACTGGCAGGTTGGCGCCCCGTTCGCCGTCGGTGCGGTGCTCGGCCTGCTGCTGGCGCGGCCATTGGCGGCCAGGCTGGCCGGGCCGCGCTTGCAGCAGATGTTTGCCGTGGCCGGTTGGGCTGCGGCCCTGCTGCTGTCCGGCAAGGCGCTACTGGGCTAG
- a CDS encoding lysophospholipid acyltransferase family protein, with protein MVQATMSILQAIRIFLFYLLLGTSSLLWCSLSFFVAPFLSFPKRYKFINVYWCRCALFLVRTILGIDYKITGAENVPDEPCVILSNHQSTWETFFLSQYFSPLSQVLKRELLYVPFFGWAMAMLRPIAINRDNPKEALRQVASKGDELLKQKTWVLIFPEGTRVPFGTMGKFSRGGTALAVNAGLPVLPIAHNAGKFWPKTGWGKRAGTIEVVIGEPMYANGTGPRAIAELNDRAAAWNEATQRAMGSLPPAEEKPQEQMA; from the coding sequence ATGGTACAAGCCACTATGTCGATCCTGCAGGCGATCAGAATCTTTCTTTTTTACCTGCTGCTGGGCACCAGTTCGCTGCTGTGGTGCTCGCTGAGCTTCTTCGTTGCGCCGTTCCTGTCGTTCCCCAAGCGCTACAAGTTCATCAACGTGTACTGGTGCCGTTGCGCGTTGTTCCTGGTGCGCACCATCCTGGGTATCGACTACAAGATCACTGGCGCCGAGAACGTGCCTGATGAGCCTTGCGTGATCCTGTCCAACCACCAGAGCACCTGGGAAACCTTCTTCCTTTCCCAGTATTTCTCGCCGCTGAGCCAGGTGCTCAAGCGCGAGTTGCTGTACGTGCCGTTCTTCGGTTGGGCCATGGCCATGCTGCGGCCGATCGCGATCAACCGCGATAACCCCAAGGAAGCCCTGCGCCAGGTAGCCAGCAAGGGTGACGAGCTGCTCAAGCAGAAGACCTGGGTACTGATCTTCCCGGAAGGTACCCGCGTGCCATTCGGCACCATGGGCAAGTTCTCCCGTGGCGGTACCGCGCTGGCAGTGAATGCCGGCCTGCCGGTGCTGCCGATTGCCCATAACGCCGGCAAGTTCTGGCCCAAGACCGGCTGGGGCAAGCGCGCGGGCACAATCGAGGTGGTGATTGGCGAGCCGATGTACGCCAACGGCACCGGGCCACGGGCCATTGCCGAGCTCAACGACCGCGCTGCGGCGTGGAACGAAGCGACCCAGCGGGCCATGGGTTCGCTGCCGCCAGCAGAGGAAAAACCCCAGGAACAGATGGCCTGA
- a CDS encoding MFS transporter has product MSDYIQEQSAAASSSSRREERKIIFASSLGTVFEWYDFFLYGALAAVISKQFFAGVNDTTAFIFALMAFAAGFLVRPFGALVFGRLGDMIGRKYTFLVTIVLMGLSTFAVGLLPTYASIGIAAPIILVVLRMLQGLALGGEYGGAATYVAEHAPPGKRGFHTGFIQSTATLGLLLSLVVVLGSRYISGDQFETWGWRLPFLLSIVLLAISTWIRMSMHESPAFVKMKAQGKVSKSPIRESFTSWPNLKVVLTALFSINAGQAVTFYTAQFYVLFFMTQMLKMDPAQANTLLIISVVIGAPFFVFFGWLSDRIGRKPILMLGLLLATVLYFPLFKALSHYANPQIDAASRQAPIVVTADPQGCTFQFDPVGKARFDSPCDKVKTFLVKQGLPYSSVDVAGSDVVVNIGDKTINGFDEAAMRAAVEQAGYPAKADPGQVNQVMVVVLIVAMILIATMTYGPLAAVMVELFPTRIRYTSMSLPYHIGNGWFGGFLPTVSFALVVYTGDIFYGLWYPVLVTGISLVVGIFCLKETRDVDIDKI; this is encoded by the coding sequence ATGTCGGATTACATCCAAGAGCAGAGTGCGGCGGCCAGCAGCTCCAGCCGTCGTGAAGAACGCAAGATCATTTTCGCGTCATCCCTCGGGACAGTTTTCGAGTGGTATGACTTTTTTCTCTATGGTGCGCTGGCAGCGGTCATCAGCAAGCAGTTTTTCGCTGGCGTGAACGACACCACCGCCTTCATCTTCGCCCTCATGGCCTTTGCCGCCGGCTTCCTGGTGCGGCCGTTCGGCGCGCTGGTATTCGGCCGGCTGGGCGACATGATCGGGCGCAAGTACACCTTCCTGGTCACCATCGTGCTGATGGGCCTGTCCACCTTCGCGGTGGGGTTGTTGCCCACCTACGCCAGCATCGGCATCGCGGCACCGATCATCCTGGTGGTCCTGCGCATGCTGCAGGGGCTGGCGCTGGGTGGTGAATACGGCGGTGCGGCCACCTATGTGGCCGAGCATGCGCCGCCCGGCAAGCGCGGTTTCCACACGGGTTTCATTCAGTCCACTGCCACCCTTGGCCTGTTGTTGTCGCTGGTGGTGGTGCTGGGCAGCCGCTATATCAGTGGCGACCAGTTCGAAACCTGGGGCTGGCGCCTGCCGTTCCTGCTGTCGATCGTGCTGTTGGCGATTTCCACCTGGATCCGCATGAGCATGCACGAGTCGCCGGCCTTCGTGAAAATGAAGGCCCAGGGCAAGGTCAGCAAGTCGCCGATCCGTGAGTCGTTCACCTCCTGGCCGAACCTTAAAGTGGTGCTCACCGCCCTGTTCAGCATCAACGCCGGGCAGGCCGTGACCTTCTACACGGCGCAGTTCTACGTGCTGTTCTTCATGACCCAGATGCTGAAGATGGACCCGGCCCAGGCCAACACCCTGCTGATCATCAGCGTGGTCATTGGTGCGCCGTTCTTCGTGTTCTTCGGCTGGTTGTCCGACCGTATTGGCCGCAAGCCGATCCTGATGCTCGGCCTGCTCCTGGCCACGGTGCTGTACTTCCCGCTGTTCAAGGCGCTGAGCCACTACGCCAACCCACAGATCGACGCAGCCAGCCGCCAGGCGCCAATCGTTGTCACTGCCGACCCGCAAGGCTGCACCTTCCAGTTCGACCCGGTGGGCAAGGCGCGTTTCGACAGCCCGTGCGACAAGGTCAAGACTTTCCTGGTCAAGCAAGGCCTACCGTACAGCTCTGTGGATGTGGCCGGCAGCGATGTGGTGGTTAACATCGGTGACAAGACCATCAACGGCTTCGACGAAGCAGCCATGCGTGCTGCGGTGGAACAGGCCGGTTACCCGGCCAAGGCCGACCCTGGGCAGGTCAACCAGGTGATGGTGGTGGTGCTGATCGTGGCGATGATCCTGATCGCGACCATGACCTATGGCCCGCTGGCGGCGGTGATGGTCGAGCTGTTCCCCACTCGCATCCGCTACACCTCCATGTCACTGCCCTACCACATTGGCAACGGCTGGTTCGGTGGCTTCCTGCCAACGGTGTCGTTCGCGCTGGTGGTGTACACCGGGGATATCTTCTATGGGCTGTGGTACCCGGTGCTGGTGACCGGGATCAGCCTGGTGGTGGGGATCTTCTGCCTGAAAGAAACCAGGGATGTGGATATCGACAAGATCTGA
- a CDS encoding GMC family oxidoreductase, translating to MPSADSVFDYVVVGAGPAGCLLANRLSADPSCRVLLLEAGGRDNYPWIHIPVGYLYCIGNPRTDWCFKTEAQPGLGGRALGYPRGKVLGGCSSINGMIYMRGQAADYDRWAEQGNDGWAWKDVLPLFKASESHFAGASEHHGGDGEWRVERQRYSWPILDAFRDAAEQSGIGKVEDFNTGDNQGCGYFQVNQRSGVRWNASKAFLRPIKDRPNLTVLTGVQVDQVLLNNTRARAVKAFWQGAWHEFAARREIILCAGAVGSPGILQRSGIGPRQLLESLGIGVRHDMPGVGGNLQDHLQLRLIYQIRNSRTLNQMANSLWGKMGMGLRYLYDRSGPLAMAPSQLGAFVRSSPEQATANLQYHVQPLSLERFGEPLHTFPAFTASVCNLRPASRGRIDIRSSDMNSTPLIDPNYLSDPQDLRVAADAIRLTRRIVQAPALAAFDPKEYLPGLALQTEEELFEAAGKIGTTIFHPVGTCRMGNGELDVVDNQLRVHGIPGLRVADASIMPQITSGNTCSPTLMIAEKAAQLILKGAATQTYLNEDAIPTP from the coding sequence ATGCCATCAGCCGATTCTGTCTTCGACTACGTGGTCGTAGGTGCCGGTCCCGCCGGTTGCCTGTTGGCCAATCGTTTGTCCGCCGATCCTTCCTGCCGAGTGCTGCTGCTGGAAGCGGGTGGGCGCGACAACTATCCCTGGATCCATATCCCCGTCGGTTACCTCTATTGCATCGGCAACCCGCGCACCGACTGGTGCTTCAAGACCGAGGCGCAGCCCGGCCTGGGCGGTCGTGCGCTGGGCTATCCACGCGGCAAGGTGCTGGGTGGCTGCTCCTCGATCAACGGCATGATCTACATGCGCGGCCAGGCCGCCGACTACGACCGATGGGCCGAGCAAGGCAACGACGGCTGGGCCTGGAAGGACGTACTGCCGCTGTTCAAGGCCAGCGAAAGCCACTTTGCCGGCGCCAGCGAGCACCACGGTGGTGATGGCGAATGGCGGGTCGAGCGCCAGCGCTATAGCTGGCCGATCCTCGATGCCTTCCGTGATGCCGCCGAGCAAAGCGGCATCGGCAAGGTCGAGGACTTCAATACCGGCGACAACCAGGGCTGTGGATATTTCCAGGTCAACCAGCGCAGCGGTGTGCGCTGGAACGCTTCCAAGGCTTTTCTACGGCCGATCAAGGATCGCCCCAACCTCACCGTGCTGACCGGCGTTCAGGTTGACCAGGTGCTGCTCAACAACACCCGTGCACGGGCGGTAAAGGCGTTCTGGCAGGGTGCCTGGCACGAGTTTGCGGCACGTCGCGAGATCATCCTCTGTGCGGGTGCTGTGGGCTCTCCCGGTATCCTGCAGCGCTCCGGCATCGGCCCGCGGCAGTTATTGGAAAGCCTGGGCATTGGCGTGCGTCACGACATGCCCGGTGTTGGCGGCAACCTGCAGGATCACCTGCAGCTGCGCCTGATCTACCAGATCCGCAATTCCCGTACCCTGAACCAGATGGCCAACAGCCTGTGGGGCAAGATGGGCATGGGCCTGCGCTACCTCTATGACCGCAGTGGCCCGCTGGCCATGGCCCCGAGCCAGCTGGGTGCATTCGTGCGTTCAAGCCCGGAGCAGGCCACCGCCAACCTGCAGTACCACGTGCAGCCGCTGTCACTTGAGCGATTCGGCGAACCACTGCACACGTTCCCGGCCTTTACCGCCTCGGTGTGCAACCTGCGCCCGGCCAGCCGCGGGCGTATCGATATCCGCAGCAGCGACATGAACAGCACGCCGCTGATCGACCCCAACTACCTCAGCGACCCCCAGGACCTGCGCGTCGCCGCCGATGCCATTCGTCTTACCCGGCGTATCGTCCAGGCCCCTGCCCTCGCTGCGTTCGACCCAAAGGAGTACCTGCCGGGTTTAGCCCTGCAAACCGAAGAAGAGCTTTTCGAAGCCGCCGGCAAGATCGGCACCACCATCTTCCACCCGGTAGGCACCTGCCGCATGGGCAATGGCGAACTGGACGTTGTGGATAACCAGTTGCGCGTGCACGGCATCCCTGGCCTGCGCGTGGCGGACGCCTCGATCATGCCGCAGATCACCTCCGGCAATACTTGTTCACCCACCCTGATGATCGCCGAGAAGGCGGCGCAACTGATCCTCAAAGGAGCTGCCACCCAGACCTATTTGAACGAAGACGCGATACCGACGCCCTGA
- a CDS encoding LysR family transcriptional regulator, with product MFDWNDLRFFLELQRSGRLLTAAKRLNTTHSTVARHIESIEQSLGTALFVQHAQGYELTPSGQALLKHAEAMENVALLAQEEITQAITPLGKIRLGVTEGIGIMFFTPRMNALFDRYPGLEVELVAVPRFVSILNREAEISIHLERPNADLLITRKLTDYRLALYASQDYLDRAPPLRNREDLARHSWIGYVDDLLFSQELLFLNSFCRAPNVVFRSTSVIAQQTAARAGLGIAVLPNYMARHDSTLVRVLPGETIQRSYWICTRRELHKSVRLRVVWDYLLALCAAEQSELLAQ from the coding sequence ATGTTCGACTGGAACGATCTGCGGTTTTTCCTCGAGTTGCAGCGCAGCGGCCGCCTGCTTACCGCCGCCAAGCGCCTCAACACCACCCACAGCACCGTGGCCCGGCACATCGAGAGCATCGAGCAGAGCCTGGGGACTGCGCTGTTCGTGCAGCATGCCCAGGGCTATGAACTGACCCCCTCGGGCCAGGCCCTGCTCAAGCACGCCGAAGCCATGGAAAACGTCGCCCTGCTGGCGCAGGAAGAAATCACCCAGGCCATCACGCCGCTGGGCAAGATTCGCCTGGGGGTGACCGAAGGCATCGGCATCATGTTCTTCACCCCGCGCATGAATGCGCTGTTCGACCGCTACCCCGGCCTGGAAGTGGAGCTGGTGGCAGTGCCGCGCTTCGTCAGCATCCTCAACCGCGAGGCGGAGATCAGCATCCACCTGGAGCGGCCCAACGCCGACCTGCTGATCACCCGCAAACTCACCGACTATCGCCTGGCCCTGTACGCCAGCCAGGACTACCTGGATCGCGCGCCCCCGCTGCGCAACCGCGAGGACCTGGCCCGGCACAGCTGGATCGGCTACGTCGACGACTTGCTGTTCAGCCAGGAACTGCTGTTTCTCAACAGCTTCTGTCGGGCCCCCAACGTGGTGTTTCGCAGCACCAGCGTGATCGCCCAGCAAACCGCCGCCCGCGCCGGGTTGGGCATCGCCGTACTGCCCAACTACATGGCCCGCCACGACTCGACGCTGGTGCGCGTGCTGCCTGGCGAAACCATCCAGCGCAGCTACTGGATCTGCACCCGCCGCGAACTGCACAAGTCAGTGCGCCTGCGGGTAGTGTGGGACTACCTGCTGGCGCTGTGCGCGGCAGAACAGAGCGAGCTGCTAGCCCAGTAG